The following coding sequences lie in one Mucilaginibacter sp. KACC 22773 genomic window:
- a CDS encoding gliding motility-associated C-terminal domain-containing protein: MYDQANSASPLTEQTGGRFKVSAIANRSFFVSAVNGTCESPKTEVKVSVGLSPLSIANSFTPNGDGHNDYWKISNIESYPAAVVQVFNRNGQKLFESKGYSTPFNGTYNGKALPVGTYYYTINLDKNCSLLSGSLTILR; encoded by the coding sequence TTGTACGACCAGGCTAATAGTGCATCGCCATTAACCGAACAAACCGGCGGGCGTTTTAAAGTATCTGCAATCGCAAATCGCAGCTTTTTTGTGAGTGCTGTAAACGGCACTTGCGAAAGCCCAAAAACAGAAGTAAAAGTTTCAGTAGGTTTATCTCCGCTTAGCATCGCCAATTCCTTTACTCCTAATGGCGATGGCCATAACGATTACTGGAAGATCAGCAATATCGAAAGCTACCCTGCCGCTGTAGTACAGGTATTTAACCGCAACGGTCAAAAGCTGTTTGAATCAAAAGGATATTCAACACCGTTTAACGGCACCTATAATGGCAAGGCGTTGCCGGTTGGCACCTACTATTATACTATCAACCTGGATAAAAACTGTAGCCTGTTATCGGGAAGCTTAACTATTTTAAGGTAA
- the murQ gene encoding N-acetylmuramic acid 6-phosphate etherase, with amino-acid sequence MERTTERESHYKNLELQSVREILENINREDQTVPLAVAKALPQIEALATITAEKMKYGGRLFYIGAGTSGRLGVVDASECPPTFGVPFDMVVGLIAGGDGAIRKAVEFAEDNTELAWHNLLEYNVTEKDVVVGIAASGTTPYVIGALKAANSHNMVTGCIVCNSGSPVAAVAQYPVEVVTGPEFLTGSTRMKAGTAQKLVLNMLSTSVMIQLGKVKGNKMVDMQLSNDKLIDRGTHMVMDETGLTESEAATLLKKYGSVRAAVDNYKTA; translated from the coding sequence ATGGAACGTACCACCGAAAGGGAATCGCATTATAAAAACCTGGAGCTACAATCGGTCAGGGAAATCCTTGAAAACATAAACCGGGAAGACCAGACGGTACCTCTTGCGGTGGCCAAAGCATTGCCCCAGATTGAGGCGCTGGCCACCATAACCGCCGAAAAGATGAAGTATGGCGGCCGCCTTTTTTACATTGGTGCCGGTACCAGTGGCCGCCTTGGTGTGGTTGATGCGTCAGAGTGCCCGCCAACATTTGGTGTTCCGTTTGACATGGTAGTAGGGTTGATAGCCGGCGGCGATGGAGCAATTCGTAAGGCCGTTGAATTTGCAGAAGACAACACCGAACTTGCCTGGCACAACCTGTTGGAGTATAATGTGACAGAAAAAGATGTAGTGGTAGGTATTGCCGCATCGGGCACTACACCCTATGTAATTGGCGCCCTTAAAGCGGCCAACAGCCATAATATGGTTACCGGCTGTATAGTTTGCAATAGCGGCAGTCCGGTTGCGGCCGTTGCACAATACCCCGTTGAAGTAGTTACCGGCCCCGAGTTTTTAACCGGATCGACCCGAATGAAGGCAGGCACCGCCCAAAAACTGGTTTTAAATATGCTAAGCACCAGTGTAATGATTCAGCTGGGTAAGGTAAAAGGGAATAAAATGGTTGATATGCAATTAAGTAACGATAAGCTGATTGACCGTGGCACCCACATGGTAATGGACGAAACCGGCCTTACCGAAAGCGAAGCCGCCACCCTGTTAAAAAAATACGGCAGTGTAAGAGCTGCTGTTGATAATTATAAAACTGCTTGA
- a CDS encoding D-alanyl-D-alanine carboxypeptidase/D-alanyl-D-alanine-endopeptidase translates to MRGTTFTFLITIYGLLLGSCSIQSHSINKRNIKKQFEQSQVSNDHFTGFALYDMDQKKMVFELNSDKYFTPASNTKLFTFYTCLKMLGDSIPALKYEVHNDSLVFWGTGDPSFLHSDLKGVNGFNFLKNSSKNLYWSATGYTGKIFGPGWGWDDYNDDYQQELSTFPIEDNEVFLYGDADGNLQVKPQYFKRFLTRDPDFKPAGFKVQRDLLTNRFAYPQTDVPKKFNQLVPWKTSDMLTKELLEDTLKKPVYLTYLPIGSAAKTIYNTNADSVYRRMLQPSDNFIAEQLLLVCSAVKFNMLNADSVINYSKKHFLNDLPDEPQWVDGSGLSRYNLFTPRSMVKLLCKIAGEVKSDTLLHSLMPAGGLTGTIKNAYKTDNGKAFVWAKTGSLSNNHNQSGYLVTRKGKHLAFAFMNNNFTRPAKDIRGEMVRVMTWIHETY, encoded by the coding sequence ATGCGGGGCACAACATTTACGTTTCTGATAACAATTTACGGTTTATTATTGGGGAGTTGCAGTATTCAAAGCCATTCCATTAATAAACGGAATATTAAAAAGCAGTTTGAGCAATCGCAGGTGTCCAATGATCATTTTACCGGTTTTGCTTTGTACGATATGGATCAAAAAAAGATGGTATTTGAGTTAAATTCTGATAAATATTTTACCCCTGCATCAAACACCAAACTGTTTACTTTTTATACCTGCCTTAAAATGCTGGGCGATTCGATACCGGCATTAAAGTACGAAGTGCACAATGATTCATTGGTATTTTGGGGCACCGGCGACCCATCCTTTTTACACAGCGACCTAAAGGGAGTTAACGGTTTTAATTTTTTAAAGAACAGTAGTAAAAACCTGTATTGGTCGGCCACCGGTTATACGGGTAAAATTTTTGGCCCCGGATGGGGATGGGATGATTACAATGACGATTACCAGCAGGAACTAAGCACTTTCCCGATAGAAGATAACGAAGTATTTTTATACGGCGATGCCGATGGCAACCTGCAGGTAAAGCCGCAGTACTTTAAAAGATTTTTAACCCGCGACCCCGATTTTAAGCCTGCCGGATTTAAAGTACAACGCGACCTGTTAACTAACCGGTTTGCATACCCGCAAACAGACGTTCCTAAAAAATTCAACCAACTGGTACCATGGAAAACAAGCGATATGCTTACAAAGGAATTGTTAGAAGATACCTTAAAAAAACCTGTTTACCTAACGTACCTGCCCATCGGCAGCGCGGCCAAAACCATTTATAATACCAACGCCGATTCTGTATATCGCCGGATGCTGCAGCCAAGCGATAACTTTATTGCCGAACAATTGCTGCTGGTTTGTTCGGCGGTAAAGTTTAATATGCTGAACGCCGATTCGGTAATCAATTACTCGAAAAAGCACTTTTTAAATGATTTACCTGATGAGCCGCAATGGGTAGACGGATCGGGCCTGTCGCGTTACAATCTGTTTACCCCGCGCAGCATGGTAAAATTACTATGCAAAATTGCCGGCGAAGTTAAAAGTGATACACTGCTGCACAGCCTGATGCCTGCGGGGGGACTAACCGGTACCATTAAAAATGCCTATAAAACAGATAACGGGAAGGCTTTTGTTTGGGCTAAAACCGGATCGTTATCCAATAATCATAATCAAAGCGGTTACCTGGTAACTCGTAAGGGCAAGCACCTGGCCTTCGCTTTCATGAATAACAATTTTACCCGGCCCGCTAAAGATATCAGGGGCGAAATGGTGAGGGTGATGACATGGATACATGAAACGTATTGA
- a CDS encoding pyridoxine 5'-phosphate synthase: MTRLSVNINKIATLRNSRGGNNPDLVQVAKDCERFGAQGITVHPRPDERHIRYQDVFDLKKIVTTEFNIEGNCQEQKFIDLVLANKPEQVTLVPDVLGQITSNHGWDTITNYHYLTDMIAVFKEAGIRVSIFVDPIAKMVEGAAKTGTDRIELYTEGYATHYHQGKELAIAPYIEAAKVAHEAGLGINAGHDLDLHNLKYFAENIPALDEVSIGHALICDALYYGLENTIQMYLRQLV; encoded by the coding sequence ATGACCCGTTTATCTGTCAATATCAATAAAATAGCCACCCTGCGTAATTCACGCGGCGGAAACAACCCCGATTTGGTACAGGTTGCAAAAGATTGCGAACGTTTTGGGGCGCAAGGCATTACCGTACACCCCCGCCCGGACGAAAGGCACATCCGCTACCAGGACGTTTTCGACCTTAAAAAAATAGTTACCACCGAGTTTAATATTGAAGGCAACTGCCAGGAACAAAAGTTTATTGACCTTGTATTGGCCAACAAACCGGAGCAGGTTACGCTGGTACCTGATGTATTAGGGCAAATAACATCTAACCATGGCTGGGATACCATTACCAACTATCATTACTTAACAGATATGATAGCCGTTTTTAAAGAAGCCGGCATTCGCGTATCTATTTTTGTTGACCCGATTGCCAAAATGGTTGAAGGGGCCGCAAAAACCGGCACCGACCGGATTGAGCTTTACACCGAGGGTTATGCTACCCATTATCACCAGGGCAAAGAACTGGCTATAGCGCCCTATATTGAAGCCGCGAAGGTAGCACACGAAGCCGGACTGGGCATTAACGCCGGACATGATCTCGATCTGCATAATTTAAAATACTTTGCCGAAAACATACCTGCTTTGGATGAAGTAAGCATTGGCCACGCCCTTATTTGCGATGCGTTATATTATGGATTAGAAAATACCATCCAGATGTATTTAAGGCAGTTGGTTTGA
- a CDS encoding aspartyl protease family protein, which translates to MLLKLFHKLKHFRSLWLLWLLAFCFTTARAQYFDLDARKKKVTIPFRLVRNLMVIKLSINNRGPFNFILDTGVGLMIITDPKLADSISIPNKRTLKIPGLGEGADAEAYVTSALKIDIPGLVSYDVAAAILKKDLFSLSGYAGMPIHGLIGYEFFNNLAVKIDFQDSTVTVTRPKDLKVFRKGTQIPITIEDRKPYVVSNVVLQGGRVVKSKLIIDLGAGHPISLEKIIPLYGLPQKFIASANLGIGLNGPINGFIARLESLEIGKFKIKGIISSFPDDGNNQTRLSVPRDGNLGIGVLKRFSVIFDYTGNSMYLKPNANFKQPFEHDMSGIEYYAAGANLDRVIINRVEPGSAGDEIGLERDDEIVAINFKPVSKMSLEEIDELFRSRNDRSLLLDVFHDKRLDKVVLTLKRRI; encoded by the coding sequence TTGTTACTTAAGCTATTTCATAAACTAAAGCATTTTCGGTCGTTGTGGCTCTTGTGGCTGCTGGCATTTTGTTTCACAACAGCCCGTGCACAGTACTTTGATTTAGATGCCCGCAAAAAAAAAGTAACCATACCTTTTAGGCTGGTGCGTAACCTTATGGTTATTAAATTAAGCATCAACAACAGGGGGCCGTTTAATTTTATTTTAGACACCGGCGTTGGCCTTATGATTATAACCGACCCTAAGTTAGCCGATTCTATCAGCATACCTAACAAACGCACCTTAAAGATACCCGGGCTTGGCGAAGGTGCCGATGCCGAAGCGTATGTAACTTCGGCCTTAAAAATAGATATCCCGGGCCTGGTAAGTTATGATGTGGCGGCGGCTATATTAAAAAAAGACCTTTTCAGCTTATCGGGTTATGCAGGCATGCCTATACACGGGCTTATAGGATACGAGTTTTTTAATAACCTGGCTGTTAAAATAGATTTTCAGGATAGCACAGTTACTGTTACGCGGCCAAAAGACCTTAAAGTTTTCAGGAAGGGTACGCAGATACCCATAACTATTGAAGATAGAAAGCCTTATGTAGTAAGTAATGTGGTGTTGCAGGGGGGGCGTGTTGTAAAAAGCAAACTAATTATTGATCTTGGAGCCGGGCACCCGATATCGCTTGAAAAGATTATACCATTATATGGGTTGCCACAAAAATTTATCGCGTCGGCCAACCTCGGGATTGGTTTAAACGGGCCTATTAATGGGTTCATTGCCCGTTTGGAATCGCTCGAGATAGGCAAGTTTAAAATTAAAGGCATTATATCATCCTTTCCCGACGACGGCAATAACCAAACCCGGCTTTCGGTACCCAGGGATGGTAACCTGGGCATTGGTGTGCTTAAGCGGTTCTCGGTTATCTTCGATTATACAGGTAATTCTATGTATCTGAAACCCAATGCCAATTTTAAACAGCCCTTTGAACATGATATGAGCGGCATTGAATACTATGCCGCGGGCGCTAATTTGGATAGGGTAATTATTAACCGCGTGGAGCCCGGCTCGGCCGGCGACGAAATAGGACTGGAGCGGGATGACGAGATAGTTGCCATTAACTTTAAGCCGGTTTCTAAAATGAGCCTTGAAGAAATTGACGAATTATTCCGCTCGAGAAATGACAGGAGCCTTTTGTTGGATGTTTTTCATGATAAAAGGCTGGATAAGGTAGTGCTTACCTTAAAACGCAGAATTTGA
- a CDS encoding non-canonical purine NTP diphosphatase encodes MTELVFATNNRHKLEEVEAKLQGKIKLLTLNDIGCYDDIEETGTTFKANASIKSQYIYNKHKLNCFGDDSGLEIDALNGEPGVYSARYAGEHGNHAANIKQVLDKLKDETNRKARFRTVISLMWAGEEYFFEGTVEGTIRTAPSGTDGFGYDPIFEPEGYAITFAEMTMDEKNQISHRAKAMEKLIGFLSIA; translated from the coding sequence ATGACGGAATTAGTATTCGCTACCAACAATCGCCACAAACTCGAAGAAGTAGAAGCAAAACTTCAGGGTAAAATTAAGCTGCTTACGCTTAACGATATTGGCTGCTATGATGATATTGAAGAAACCGGTACTACTTTTAAAGCAAACGCTTCTATTAAAAGCCAATACATTTATAATAAGCATAAACTGAATTGTTTTGGCGATGACAGCGGACTTGAAATAGATGCCCTGAATGGCGAACCGGGCGTTTATTCGGCCAGGTACGCCGGCGAACATGGGAATCATGCCGCCAATATTAAACAGGTACTGGATAAATTAAAGGACGAAACTAACCGAAAGGCAAGGTTCCGTACTGTGATATCATTAATGTGGGCTGGTGAAGAATATTTTTTTGAGGGAACAGTTGAAGGAACTATCCGGACGGCACCCAGCGGAACAGACGGCTTTGGGTACGACCCAATATTTGAACCAGAAGGTTACGCTATAACCTTTGCCGAAATGACTATGGACGAAAAAAACCAGATAAGCCACCGGGCGAAAGCCATGGAAAAACTCATTGGTTTTTTAAGCATTGCTTAA
- the der gene encoding ribosome biogenesis GTPase Der has translation MSNIVAIVGRPNVGKSTLYNRLTETRKAIVDDFSGVTRDRHYGVSEWTDHQFTVIDTGGYVANSADIFEAAIREQVEIAIEEASVILFMVDVTTGITDLDDEIATMLRKSKKPVFVVVNKLDNNALLSDATEFYSLGLGEIYSISSMTGSGTGELLDEVVKHFDDEVLEENTRPKYAIVGRPNVGKSSIINSLIGKDRNIVTPIAGTTRDSIHIHYNQYGHDFMLIDTAGMRKKTKVKENIEFYSVMRTIKALEEADVIILMIDAVEGIESQDINIFHLAEKNKKGIMVVVNKWDLIEKNNKTVKVFEEMIREKIAPFTDVPIVFTSVTEKQRVLKVIDVANQVYQNRARKIATSKLNEVMLPIIENYPPPSIKGKYVKIKYITQIAGSSPMFAFFCNLPQYVKEPYYRFIENKLRENFDFSGAPVQVWFRQK, from the coding sequence ATGAGTAACATAGTAGCCATTGTTGGCCGCCCTAACGTAGGCAAATCAACTTTATATAATCGCTTAACCGAAACCCGCAAAGCCATTGTTGACGATTTTAGCGGTGTAACCCGCGACAGGCACTACGGTGTTTCTGAATGGACCGACCACCAGTTTACCGTAATTGATACAGGCGGCTATGTAGCCAACTCTGCTGATATTTTTGAGGCTGCCATTCGTGAGCAGGTAGAAATAGCAATTGAAGAAGCATCGGTTATTTTGTTTATGGTTGATGTTACAACAGGCATTACCGATCTTGACGATGAAATTGCCACCATGCTGCGCAAAAGCAAAAAGCCGGTTTTTGTGGTAGTAAACAAACTGGATAACAACGCGCTATTATCTGATGCTACCGAGTTTTATAGCCTGGGCCTGGGCGAGATTTACAGCATCTCATCCATGACAGGTTCTGGTACAGGCGAGTTGCTTGACGAAGTTGTAAAGCATTTTGACGACGAGGTGCTTGAAGAAAATACCCGCCCTAAATACGCCATCGTTGGCCGTCCAAACGTGGGTAAATCATCCATCATCAATTCGTTAATAGGTAAAGACCGCAACATAGTAACCCCGATTGCCGGTACTACCCGCGATTCTATCCACATCCATTACAACCAGTACGGGCACGATTTTATGCTGATTGATACTGCCGGGATGCGTAAAAAAACCAAGGTTAAAGAAAACATAGAGTTTTACTCGGTAATGCGTACTATAAAGGCTTTGGAAGAAGCCGACGTAATTATTTTGATGATTGATGCAGTTGAAGGCATCGAATCACAGGACATAAACATCTTCCACCTGGCCGAAAAGAATAAAAAAGGCATCATGGTTGTGGTGAATAAGTGGGATTTAATCGAAAAAAATAACAAAACCGTTAAGGTTTTTGAAGAGATGATCCGCGAGAAGATTGCACCGTTTACGGATGTACCTATCGTATTTACATCCGTTACCGAAAAACAACGGGTGTTAAAGGTAATTGATGTTGCCAACCAGGTTTACCAAAACCGCGCCCGCAAAATAGCTACCTCCAAACTGAACGAGGTAATGCTGCCCATTATCGAAAACTATCCGCCGCCATCCATCAAAGGCAAATACGTAAAAATTAAATACATCACCCAAATTGCAGGCTCATCGCCCATGTTCGCCTTCTTCTGTAACTTGCCGCAGTATGTTAAAGAGCCTTACTATCGCTTTATTGAAAACAAACTAAGGGAAAACTTTGATTTCAGCGGAGCGCCGGTACAGGTGTGGTTCAGGCAGAAATAA
- a CDS encoding lactonase family protein, producing MKKVLLIIAMLSPLFNYAQDKKPIPKSFDLVVGTYTTGTSKGIMVYRFYTQSGKLAYLSQIDGVTNPSYLTISKNNKFIYAVNEVTKGEVSAFSFDAKTGKIDFINKQSSLGADPCYIAVDKAQKNVFVANYSSGQVAVLPVNKDGSLGNGIETVRNEDGKGPNKERQEGPHAHMSILSPDEKYLFYNDLGTDRINIYRYRPGKESPLTDPTFVSVTPGEGPRHLEYSLDKKHVYLATEMGSNVFVFDYDNGKFKQKQVITLLPDGFTGKTAAAAIHLSPDGRFLYVSNRLETNEIICYAVNQETGGLTFVSRQSTYGKNPRDFAIAPSGNYMVVANQGSDSMFVFKIDQNTGKLTQTGIKIDIGNPVCLKFTSAE from the coding sequence ATGAAAAAAGTTCTTTTGATCATAGCGATGCTATCGCCTTTGTTTAATTACGCCCAGGACAAAAAGCCAATTCCCAAATCATTTGACCTGGTTGTAGGTACGTATACAACAGGTACCAGTAAGGGTATTATGGTTTACCGCTTTTATACTCAAAGCGGCAAACTGGCTTATTTAAGCCAGATAGATGGCGTTACCAACCCATCGTACCTTACCATCAGCAAAAACAATAAATTTATTTACGCCGTAAACGAAGTTACCAAAGGCGAGGTAAGCGCATTTTCATTTGACGCCAAAACAGGTAAAATAGATTTTATTAACAAACAGTCCTCGTTAGGTGCCGACCCATGTTACATTGCTGTGGACAAAGCACAAAAAAATGTGTTTGTAGCCAATTATTCAAGCGGGCAGGTTGCTGTACTGCCTGTTAATAAGGACGGTTCACTTGGCAACGGCATTGAAACTGTACGTAACGAAGACGGCAAAGGCCCCAATAAAGAACGGCAGGAAGGCCCGCATGCCCATATGAGCATATTGTCGCCCGACGAAAAATACCTGTTTTATAATGATTTGGGTACCGATAGGATAAACATCTATCGTTACCGCCCGGGTAAGGAATCTCCATTAACCGATCCAACTTTTGTAAGCGTTACTCCCGGCGAAGGCCCCCGTCACCTGGAATATTCTTTAGATAAAAAGCATGTTTACCTGGCAACCGAAATGGGATCGAATGTATTTGTGTTTGATTATGACAACGGCAAGTTTAAACAGAAGCAGGTGATAACTTTACTACCTGATGGCTTTACGGGCAAAACAGCTGCCGCAGCTATCCACCTATCGCCTGATGGCCGCTTTCTGTATGTATCAAACCGTTTAGAGACTAACGAAATTATTTGCTATGCGGTTAACCAGGAAACCGGTGGACTTACCTTTGTATCGCGCCAATCAACATACGGTAAAAATCCGCGCGATTTTGCCATCGCCCCATCGGGTAACTATATGGTTGTAGCCAACCAGGGCAGTGATAGTATGTTTGTATTTAAAATAGACCAAAATACAGGTAAGCTAACCCAAACAGGTATTAAAATAGATATCGGCAATCCCGTTTGTTTGAAGTTTACGTCGGCAGAATAA
- the era gene encoding GTPase Era gives MSHQAGFVSIIGKPNAGKSTLMNALVGEKMSIITPKAQTTRHRILGIVNDDNYQIVFSDTPGVIKPHYALHESMMHQVDGSIVDADLILLVTDIYEEFDETDVLKKLEGSLAPIAVLINKIDQSDEETVKKKVEFWQEKLNPKAIFAISALLGHNIKAIMDFVIGNLPEHPAYYEKDQLTDRNDRFFASEMIRAQLLKQYKKEIPYSAEVIVTAFIEGEKLHRISAEIIVERDSQKNIIIGQGGSMLKIVGTYARRDMEEFFQKKIFLEMFVKVIPDWRSKKNYLKKFGYES, from the coding sequence ATGAGTCACCAGGCAGGTTTTGTAAGTATAATTGGTAAGCCCAATGCCGGGAAATCAACCCTTATGAACGCCCTTGTTGGCGAAAAAATGTCAATTATCACCCCAAAAGCGCAAACCACCAGGCACCGTATTTTGGGAATTGTTAACGATGATAACTACCAGATTGTGTTTTCGGACACCCCCGGGGTTATCAAACCACATTACGCATTGCACGAAAGTATGATGCACCAGGTAGACGGATCAATTGTTGATGCCGACCTGATTTTGCTGGTTACCGATATTTACGAGGAGTTTGACGAAACCGACGTGTTAAAAAAGCTGGAAGGTTCGTTGGCGCCAATTGCTGTATTGATCAACAAGATTGACCAAAGCGATGAGGAAACCGTAAAAAAGAAAGTGGAGTTTTGGCAGGAGAAATTAAACCCCAAAGCCATTTTCGCCATATCGGCTTTGTTGGGCCACAATATCAAAGCCATTATGGATTTTGTGATAGGCAATTTGCCAGAGCACCCGGCTTATTATGAAAAAGATCAGCTTACGGATAGGAACGACCGCTTTTTTGCGTCGGAGATGATCCGGGCGCAATTACTTAAACAGTACAAAAAAGAGATTCCTTACAGCGCCGAAGTAATAGTAACCGCATTTATTGAAGGCGAAAAACTGCACCGCATCAGCGCCGAAATTATTGTAGAGCGCGATTCGCAAAAGAATATCATTATTGGCCAGGGGGGCAGTATGCTTAAAATAGTTGGCACTTACGCCCGCCGCGATATGGAAGAGTTTTTTCAGAAGAAAATTTTCCTGGAGATGTTTGTAAAAGTGATCCCCGACTGGCGCAGCAAAAAAAATTACCTTAAAAAATTCGGATACGAATCATAG
- a CDS encoding S41 family peptidase produces the protein MKKTAGVIFRTLILLLVGITIGLYISRNNGDRNLGFSFSGDDKLSKVLTLVGENYVDSVNVDSIEGASINELLQNLDPHSLYLPPQQAQNINERLEGGFNGIGIEYVLLRDTLVITQVYAGGPADKAGLPVGSKVVNVDHKKFSGTKLTADKVNDIFRGEKDATIVMDVINPNGKGTKAFVMKRGRVDISSINAAYMATANTGYIKISKFAATTDVDFRTALNRLKVDGMNKLVLDLRGNGGGYLSAATSMADEFLGKGKLIVYTKGIHEPRTDYFATDSGTFQQGKVTVLIDEYSASASEILAGALQDLDRATIVGRRSFGKGLVQQQFPFGDGSAINLTVARYYTPSGRSIQKSYKGGISSYRNELAQRMQKGELFSEQSNRSDSVFKGSSYHTTGGRKVYSGGGIMPDVFVPADTTQNTQVVQNLGEQQLFSAYVIDKMQPLLGKYANGEDFIKHYNISDDDFRGFILYSSQTLKEMDSRELLQSKDYIKNILKASAARLKWGDNAFQEVMNTNDVAYKKALEQ, from the coding sequence ATGAAAAAGACTGCGGGTGTAATTTTCAGGACGCTGATCCTGTTGCTGGTGGGCATTACTATTGGATTATACATTAGTAGGAATAATGGCGACCGTAACCTTGGCTTTTCGTTTTCTGGGGATGATAAACTATCTAAAGTGCTAACCCTGGTTGGTGAAAATTATGTGGATAGCGTAAATGTTGACAGCATTGAAGGCGCATCAATTAACGAGTTGCTGCAAAACCTCGACCCACATTCCCTATACCTGCCGCCGCAACAGGCGCAAAACATCAACGAACGCTTAGAGGGGGGCTTCAACGGCATCGGCATTGAATACGTGTTACTACGCGATACACTGGTAATTACCCAGGTATATGCCGGAGGGCCTGCCGATAAAGCGGGCTTACCTGTGGGGAGTAAAGTTGTTAATGTTGATCATAAAAAGTTCTCGGGCACAAAACTAACGGCCGATAAAGTGAATGATATTTTCCGGGGCGAAAAAGATGCCACCATTGTGATGGATGTGATAAACCCTAATGGCAAAGGCACCAAAGCATTTGTCATGAAACGCGGCCGGGTTGATATCAGCAGCATAAACGCGGCTTACATGGCCACGGCCAATACAGGCTACATCAAAATAAGCAAGTTTGCTGCTACTACTGATGTTGATTTCAGGACGGCACTTAACCGGCTAAAGGTTGATGGCATGAATAAACTGGTACTTGATCTTCGGGGCAATGGCGGCGGGTATCTAAGCGCAGCTACATCAATGGCCGACGAATTTTTGGGCAAGGGGAAACTAATTGTATACACCAAAGGCATCCATGAGCCCCGCACTGATTATTTTGCCACGGATTCGGGCACTTTTCAACAAGGTAAAGTAACCGTATTGATAGATGAATATTCGGCATCGGCAAGTGAAATATTGGCCGGCGCATTACAGGATTTGGATAGGGCTACCATTGTTGGCCGCCGATCTTTTGGCAAGGGGTTGGTGCAACAGCAGTTTCCGTTTGGCGATGGCTCGGCTATTAATTTAACGGTGGCAAGGTATTATACCCCATCCGGCAGATCAATCCAAAAATCATATAAAGGCGGCATTAGCAGTTACCGCAATGAGCTGGCCCAGCGCATGCAAAAAGGCGAATTGTTTTCTGAACAAAGCAACCGCAGTGATTCCGTTTTTAAAGGATCATCATACCACACCACAGGTGGCCGCAAAGTTTACAGCGGCGGCGGCATTATGCCCGACGTTTTTGTACCTGCTGATACTACCCAAAACACACAAGTTGTGCAAAACCTTGGCGAACAACAGCTATTTTCGGCTTATGTGATTGATAAAATGCAACCCTTACTGGGCAAGTATGCCAATGGCGAAGACTTTATAAAACATTATAACATCAGTGATGATGATTTTCGTGGTTTTATCCTATACTCATCTCAAACCCTAAAGGAAATGGATTCGCGCGAATTGCTGCAATCAAAAGATTATATCAAAAACATCCTAAAAGCAAGCGCAGCCCGACTTAAATGGGGCGATAACGCTTTCCAGGAAGTGATGAACACCAATGATGTGGCTTATAAAAAGGCGTTGGAACAGTAG